A single genomic interval of Candidatus Binataceae bacterium harbors:
- a CDS encoding serine hydrolase domain-containing protein — protein MIFPLLTLLLTTISGHGQTARVGASRSGRGQRITLSQLRQEIAATIAAVQVPGAGVALVDREGVIWSGGVGVADAASGRAVTADTFFRVGSIEKSLIAAAIMQLQERGEIRLDDAASRLAPELGLENPWAAQAPVTVAELLEHTAGLRDCTPAQFFNFDTRGAALSAVEFYDRFPELRRSWWRPGEFFSYSNPGYVAAGYLIQKVSGLPYDEYLRRELLMPLGMNETADTLTPSIAARMAVGYVRAGHRAVAYQPVYPAAATALISSPAEMARFVRMLLDGGTLDGRKILSPESVAQMQTPHSSAMARAGEEFGYALGMGAELDRGRRVYNNEGGIEGYLSAYEYVPSAGVGYFFAINGQDAGAYRAMTALRRLLMDYLLQGLPEDSPPAARPALKLDGVERFTGRYELVTPGQAALPMLDAIYGAVSVYQHEGRLYQRSVGKPAQLLIPLAEGQFRLADEETPSIFFFAGAGGARMVQSEGAGYRRTTSAWPLIRLWLVRGALVVILTAPPAALLWLAAALFTGGLGRGYELVGLALAPAAGCLLVCNKIAASGGSRVAYFNARTLAFFVGGWASAMLSAGGFVLALIMLRVRASATSGRIYWTTVATTFALMTAYLASWGVIGYKFWVG, from the coding sequence GTGATTTTCCCGCTGTTGACGCTGCTGCTGACGACGATTTCAGGGCACGGACAGACCGCGCGGGTCGGCGCCTCGCGCAGCGGTCGCGGCCAGCGGATCACACTCAGCCAATTGCGCCAGGAGATCGCGGCGACAATCGCGGCCGTGCAGGTCCCCGGCGCGGGTGTGGCGCTGGTCGATCGCGAGGGCGTCATCTGGAGCGGCGGGGTTGGCGTCGCGGATGCGGCGAGCGGGCGGGCGGTCACGGCAGATACTTTCTTTCGGGTCGGTTCAATCGAAAAGAGCCTGATCGCGGCCGCGATAATGCAATTGCAGGAGCGGGGGGAAATCCGGCTGGACGACGCCGCGTCACGGCTGGCGCCCGAGCTCGGGCTGGAAAATCCGTGGGCGGCGCAGGCGCCGGTAACGGTTGCGGAACTGCTCGAGCATACGGCCGGCTTGCGCGACTGCACCCCGGCCCAGTTCTTCAACTTCGACACGCGTGGAGCGGCTTTGTCCGCGGTCGAATTCTACGATCGCTTTCCCGAGCTTCGCCGCTCATGGTGGCGGCCGGGCGAGTTTTTCTCATACTCAAATCCCGGCTACGTGGCGGCCGGATATCTGATTCAAAAGGTCAGCGGCCTGCCCTACGACGAGTATCTGCGGCGCGAACTGCTGATGCCGCTCGGCATGAACGAAACCGCCGACACGCTGACGCCGAGTATCGCGGCGCGAATGGCGGTGGGTTATGTTCGCGCCGGGCACCGGGCGGTGGCCTACCAGCCGGTCTATCCCGCGGCGGCGACCGCACTGATCTCGTCGCCGGCGGAGATGGCGCGATTCGTCCGCATGTTGCTCGACGGCGGGACTCTCGACGGCCGAAAAATCCTCAGCCCGGAGTCCGTCGCGCAGATGCAAACCCCGCACAGCTCAGCCATGGCGCGCGCCGGCGAGGAGTTCGGCTATGCGCTGGGGATGGGCGCGGAACTCGATCGCGGCCGCCGCGTCTATAACAACGAGGGCGGGATCGAGGGCTACCTGTCGGCCTACGAATACGTGCCTTCGGCCGGAGTTGGGTACTTCTTCGCGATCAACGGCCAAGACGCTGGGGCCTATCGCGCGATGACGGCGCTGCGCCGGTTGCTGATGGATTATCTCCTGCAGGGTCTCCCGGAGGACTCGCCACCGGCCGCACGTCCCGCCCTCAAGCTCGACGGCGTTGAGCGCTTCACGGGCCGCTACGAGCTGGTGACGCCGGGGCAGGCCGCGCTCCCGATGCTCGACGCGATCTACGGCGCGGTCAGCGTCTATCAACACGAGGGCAGGCTTTACCAGCGATCGGTGGGAAAGCCGGCGCAGCTCCTGATTCCGCTGGCCGAGGGGCAGTTCCGTTTGGCCGACGAAGAGACGCCGTCTATCTTCTTCTTCGCGGGTGCCGGCGGCGCGCGGATGGTGCAGTCCGAGGGCGCCGGCTACCGCAGAACGACCAGCGCGTGGCCGCTCATCCGACTGTGGCTGGTGCGCGGGGCGCTGGTCGTGATCCTGACGGCGCCGCCGGCGGCGCTGTTGTGGCTGGCCGCCGCGCTCTTCACCGGCGGCCTGGGCCGGGGCTACGAGCTGGTGGGCCTGGCGCTGGCGCCGGCGGCCGGCTGCCTGCTCGTCTGCAATAAGATCGCGGCGTCGGGTGGTTCTCGAGTGGCCTACTTCAATGCGCGCACGCTCGCCTTCTTCGTCGGCGGCTGGGCCTCCGCGATGCTCTCGGCGGGCGGGTTTGTGCTCGCGCTGATCATGCTGCGCGTGCGCGCGAGCGCGACCTCGGGACGAATTTATTGGACGACGGTGGCGACAACGTTCGCTTTGATGACAGCCTATCTGGCCAGTTGGGGCGTGATCGGCTACAAGTTCTGGGTCGGTTAA